The DNA sequence TGATCCTGGTCGAGACGATCGAGAACCGGTACCGCGAGCTGTGGGCCGAGCTGACCGGCGTCGAGGAGTTCGACGGCAGTGAGATGCACCGGATCGAGAGCCGGGTGCGCCGGCTCAACGCTCTCGGCTTCGACGTTGCCGAGCTCGACATCACCACCGACTTCGCCGGCTCCACCATCCGGATCCAGCCGAAGGTGGTCGACGCCGGACATCACTCCCGACGGCTGATCAGGCTCACCGGTCTGGACACCGAGGAGAACCAGGCCCGCCGACTGCTCAACGACCTGGACTCCTTCCGTGCCCGCACCGACCAGCAGAACGCCGACGAGTCCATCGTCGCGCACCAGTGGCTGACGGAGCAGTTTGAGCCGGTGCTCGCCGCGGTTCCGCGCGAGCTCGGCAGCAAGCTCGAGCCGGCAGAGCTCTTCCACGAGGTGTTGGAGCACCGCTGGTTCCTCTCCGAACAGGCCGGTCACGAGGTGCCGTTGCGGGAGGCCGCCGAGTCCTACGTCACGACCGTGCTGCACCGACTGCCGGACGAGGCGCTCGCTCTCGGTGGCGTTGACACGATGGGCCCGCTGGCCAATCCGTACGACCCCTCCCAGGGATTCGAGGACGACGACGACAGCAAGCCGTACGACCCGTGGGAGGACGGTGCGCAGGCGCCGGACGCCGACGAACCGGATGCGCGCGAGTACCTCGACATCGCCGCTCTGCGGGGCAAGGTCAAGGGCGGCTGATCACCGCGGCTGTACCAAGGGCGGGCTCAGCGCGGCGGCATCCGCAGGGCTCCGTCGAGCCTAATGACCTCGCCGTTCAGCAGCGGGTTCTGCACGATCTGCTCGACCAGCATGGCGTACTCCTCCGGCCGGCCCAGCCGCGACGGGTGCGGCACCAGCGCCTCCAGGACCTTCTTGGTGTCCCCAGGCAGGCCGGCCATCATCGGCGTCTCCATCGTCCCCGGAGCGATCGTCATCACCCGGATCGCCTTGTCTGCAAGGTCTCTGGCCGAAGTGAGCGTCAGGGCGACGATGCCACCCTTGCTGGCTGCGTAGGCGGCTTGGCCGATCTGACCGTCGAAGGCGGCGACGCTGGCGGTCATCACGATCACCCCACGATCCCCGTCGACCGGCTCGTTGTCGATCATGGCGGCGGCGGCCAACCGGAGCACGTTGAAGGTCCCGACCAGGTTGATCTCCACCACCGTACGAAAGTCTTCCAGCGGCAGCACTCCCCGTTTGCCCACGATCCGGCCCGGAGTGGCGACACCGGCGCAGTTGACCACCACCCGCAGGGTGCCCAGTGAGCGGGCGGTCTCGACGGCCGCGAGCACCTGTTGCTCGTCGCGCACGTCTGCAGCGACGAACCGCGCCGCCTCGCCCAGCTCCGCGGCCAGCTCAGCTGCCCGGGACGACGCCAGGTCGACGATGACGGCCCGGGCGCCGCGATCAACGAAAGCACGCACGGTTGCCTCCCCCAGACCGGAGGCGCCACCGGTGACCAGGACGACATCTGCGGTGGATAGGTGCATGGTTGCTGCTCCTCAGTGGACGGGCCGAGCTGGTGCTCAGCGGGACACGGTTCGGGCCCACGAGACCCGAATCGTCAGCGCAGGAGTTGCCGGGCGATCACCAGCCGCTGGATCTGATTGGTGCCCTCGAAGATCTGGGTGACCTTGGCCTCCCGCAGATAGCGCTCGGCCGGGAAGTCCCGGGTGTAACCGTAGCCGCCGAGCACCTGCACAGCGTCCGTGGTCACCTTCATCGCCGCGTCGGTGGCGACCAGCTTGGCCACCGCCGCGTCCCGGGTGAACGGGCGACCGGCGTCCCGCTTGCGGGCCGCCAGCAGATAGCCGGCCCGGGCCGTATCCACCGCAGCTGCCATCTCGGCCAGCATGAACTGGATGCCCTGGAACTCCGCGATCGGCTGCCCGAACTGTCGGCGCTCCCGGGCGAAGGACACCGCGCAGTCGAGCGCCGCCTGGGCCAGGCCGGTGGCGCAGGCGGCAATCCCGAGCCTGCCGGAGTCCAGCGCGGACAGCGCCATCCGCATGCCCTCGCCCTCGGCACAGATCCGCCGGTCGGACGCGACCGGAACCGAGTCGAAATAGACCGTGGCAGTGGTGGAGGCGGTGAGCCCCATCTTCCTCTCCGGGCTGCCGAACGTCAGCCCCGGCGCCGAGGCAGGTACCAGGAAGCAGCTGATGCCGCCCTTGGGATCATCGCTGGTTCGAGCGAAGGTGGTGTAGAAGTCAGCCTGTGAGCCGTGGGTGATCCAGGCCTTCGCACCCGAGAGGGAATACTCGCCATCGGTCTCCTGGGCTTTGGTCGACAGACCGGAGATGTCGGAGCCGGCCTGGGCCTCGGACAGCGCGTAGGCACCCAACAGCTCACCGCCGACCAGTTCCGGGAGATAACGATCACGCTGCTGGTCGGTGCCTTCGTTGGCGAGGGCGTGACACGCCATCACATGCACGGAGACACCCACCCCGACGCTCATCCAGGCGGCGGCAATCTCTTCCAGCGCCTGCAGATACACCTCGTAGGGCTGACCCGACCCGCCCCAACGCTCCGGGTAGGGCAGACCGAGCAGACCGGCGCGACCCAGCAGGGTGAATGCCGCCCGCGGGAACTGCTCGGCCGCCTCCGCCTCGGCTGCCAGCGGGGCCAGCTCTTGCCGGGCGATCTCGCGCACCAGCTCGATGAGGTCATAGGCCTCCGCGCTGGGCAGGACGCGATCGACGGTCATCTCACTCCTCGTTCTCCCGGCTGGCAAGCGGTACTGAGAAGGGTACGCTAGTACCGTAATGGAGGCCAACCAGAGCAATCGGCGACTCACCCGGCGGCAGGCGCAGCTGCGCGATGCACTGGTGGATCTGGTGCTGGCGGAGGGGTTCAGCCACCTCACCATGGACGACTTCGCCGCCAGGCTGGGATGTTCGAAGCGCACGCTCTATGCGTTGGCCGACAGCAAGGACCAGCTGGCGACAGAGGCGGTCAAGCTGTTCTTCCGACGGGCCACCGTCGCGGTGGAGCAGGCCATCGCCCACACCCGCAAGCCGGAGCGGCTGGTGACCCGCTATCTCGAGGCGGCGGCCGAGGCCCTCCAACCAGCTTCCCGCGCCTTCCTCGATGACATGGCCGCGCTGGCACCGGCGCGAGAGGTGTACGACGCCAACACGGCCGTCGCCGCGCAGCGGGTCCGGCAGCTGATCGACGCCGGAACGCGGTCGGGCAGCTTCCGCAAGGTGCCGGCCACCTTCGTCGCAGAGGTGGTCACCTCGACGATGCGGCGCATCACGTCCGGAGAGGTGCAGGCCGCTACCGGGCTCAACGATGCCCAGGCCTATACGGAGCTGGCCAAGCTGGTGGTGGCCGCCGTCCGTCGATGATCAAGGGGAAGGTCACGTCCCGTCATCGGACTTCTGCTTCTGGCCTCCAAACCCCAGCCATATCGCTACTCTGAAAGGGTGACCGAGGATCTTCGCAAGCTGGGACAAGACCTGATCACGATCAGTGGTCGAGTAGTCCGTTGGGTGCCCCATCAAGGCTTCAACCTGAGCCTCGCAGCCACCCGGACGCTGGCCAAGCTGTACGACCTCGGTCCCACCAGCATCAGCGATCTGGCGATCTCGGAACGCTCCTCGCAGCCGACCATCTCCAACCATGTCCAACGCCTCGAGACGCTTGGGCTGGTGGCCCGCAAGCACAGTGACACCGATGCCCGCGTCTGGCTGATCACGGTCACCGACCGGGGCCTGCAGGAGCTGACCGCGATGCGGGACCAGATCGGGGCCAACATCGCGCCGCTGCTCGCCGAGCTGTCGGAGTCCGACCGTCAGGCCATCCGGGATGGCCTGGACGCGATCCGGCGACTGCTGAACGGCGGCTCCTGACCCTGCCTGCCGTGGAGGCTCACATCAGCTCCACCCGGTGTCCGACGCCGTACACCGGTGCGTCGGTGTCGGAGCCGACATCGGATCGTGACCGTCGAACGGCCTCCATCGAGCTCGGCAGCTCGAACTGCAGCCGCCCCACCGCCCGCTGACGCCCGCTCAGCACCTCCAACAGGGCCCGGTCGCTCGCCCCGAAGTTGGCCGTGATCACCGCCGCAGACTCGAGCAGTGGGGTCAGGATCGCCGGTCGGTCCAGATAGAGGTCCAAGATCAACGGTGCCTTTCCGGCCAGCTCCTGCAGGTGGGCCACCTCGGCGTCGGCGAACTCCAGCGTGCCCGCCTTGAAGAACGCCTCCAGGAACAAGCTGTCACGGAAGTCGAACGGGGTGGCGGAGCGGACCAGGATCACCTCCGCCTCATCGGGCGTGGCCACGGAGGTCGCGAACTGCTCCAGAGTCGCCGGGTCGACCCCTTCGGCGTACACCTTCGTGGCGCTCGTCAGCGGCAGCACACCCGCCGTTGTCTTCAGACCGGTGATGGCGGCCACCTGGGCGTCGTGCCCCAACTGTGCGAAGGGTGCGCTGCCCAGCACGGCCGACGCGCGATCCTCGTCCACATAGGGGTTGTCGAACAGGCCGAGCTCGAATTTCACTCGGAGCAGCCGTCGGACCGACTCGTCCAGGCGCTGCTCCGCCACGTCGGAGCTCGCGACCAGCTGCAGCAGCAGCTCGGGACAGCTCTCACCGCCGAACTGGTCACAGCCGGCGTCCAGGATCTTCAGCATCCGTCCCGCTGGTGTCAGATCCTCCACTCCCCAGGCCCGCGCGGGCAGCACCCGGTCACCGACCTCGGTGTCACTGACCAGACCCCAGTCGGTCACCACCACACCGTCGTAGCCGAGCGCGGTCCGCAGTAGGCCGCTGATGATCTGCCGGTTGAACCCGAACCCGACCTCCTCAATCGGCTCGCCATCGATCTCCAGCCCGACCGGACGGCCGTAATAGGGCATGATCGCCGCCGTCCGTTCGCCGATCGCCTTCCGGAACGGGATCAGGTGGTAGTCGAAAATTCCCCCCGGGTAGACCTGGTCCTTGCCGTAAGGGAAATGCGCATCCTCGCCGTCGGCCTGCGGGCCGCCGCCCGGGAAGTGCTTGGTGGTACAGGCCACTGAGTCGGATGTCAGAGTGTCGCCCTGGAAACCCTGCAGATAGGCGGCGGCCAGCGCCGCGACCAGCTCGGCGTCCTGGCCGAACGTGTGGAACTGCCGCGCCCAGCGCGGCTCGGTGGCCAGATCCACGGTGGGGTGCAGGGCGGCCCTGATGCCCACCGCCAGATACTCCTGCCGGGCCGTGTCGGCGAACCGCCGGACCAGCGCCACGTCACCGATCGCTGCCAACCCCAGCGGCTCCGGCCACTGTGAGAAGTGGCCCGCCATGAAGGAGGCTCCAGCGTTCTGGGTGAAGGCGTGCCTCGGGTCGGTGGAGAGCGTGACGGGGATGCCCAACGGCGTGCTCTCGGCGAGCCGCTGCAGGGCGTTGCTCCACCGTGCCGCCGCGGCCGGGTCGGGCAGGGCATGCACGTTGAAGTGGTTCATCCGCCTGTCTCGGACCAGCTCCGACGTGCCGGTCCGGTCGATGACGCCGGCGCCCTCGACCAGCTGGCCATCCGGGCCGGTCTCGATCGAGTTCTGGAACATCATCCCGGCCTTGTCCGCGACGGTCATCTGGGAGAGCAGATCCTCGACCCGCTCCTCCACCGGCAGGTCGGGGTTCTCGTACGGGTCGAGCCGTCCGTTGCCGTTAAGGTCGCGGTAGCGGATCCCGTCCTCGGTCAACGCGTACGTCGGTTCCATCGAGACCCCCTGCGTCGTCGGTCTGCGTCATTGGTCTTTGCACCATTTGGTATGTGCATCATTTGGTATTTGCTCGTCAAGCGTGGCGAGTTCGAGAGTCGCGGAGGAGGCGCGGCTGTCGACGCACTGATCATCTCGTCTGCCCTGCCGATTGGCCAGAGTCGCACGATGTCGCTGGACCGCTAACCACTCGGTAGGCTGCACGGGTGACATTCCGGCTCTATGACACCGCCACCAGGCACGTGCGCGACTTCGTTCCCGTCGTCGCTGACGAGGTGTCGATCTACCACTGCGGGTTGACCGTACAGTCAGCACCGCACCTGGGCCACATCCGCAAGGAGGTTGTCTTCGACGTGCTGCGTCGCTGGCTGACCTACCGCGGATACCGAGTCACCGTGATCGCCAATGTGACCGACATCGACGACAAGATCCTGGCCAAGTCCGCCGCAGCCGGCGTGCCCTGGTTCGCCCACGC is a window from the Microlunatus panaciterrae genome containing:
- a CDS encoding TetR/AcrR family transcriptional regulator, which gives rise to MEANQSNRRLTRRQAQLRDALVDLVLAEGFSHLTMDDFAARLGCSKRTLYALADSKDQLATEAVKLFFRRATVAVEQAIAHTRKPERLVTRYLEAAAEALQPASRAFLDDMAALAPAREVYDANTAVAAQRVRQLIDAGTRSGSFRKVPATFVAEVVTSTMRRITSGEVQAATGLNDAQAYTELAKLVVAAVRR
- a CDS encoding glycoside hydrolase family 3 protein, encoding MEPTYALTEDGIRYRDLNGNGRLDPYENPDLPVEERVEDLLSQMTVADKAGMMFQNSIETGPDGQLVEGAGVIDRTGTSELVRDRRMNHFNVHALPDPAAAARWSNALQRLAESTPLGIPVTLSTDPRHAFTQNAGASFMAGHFSQWPEPLGLAAIGDVALVRRFADTARQEYLAVGIRAALHPTVDLATEPRWARQFHTFGQDAELVAALAAAYLQGFQGDTLTSDSVACTTKHFPGGGPQADGEDAHFPYGKDQVYPGGIFDYHLIPFRKAIGERTAAIMPYYGRPVGLEIDGEPIEEVGFGFNRQIISGLLRTALGYDGVVVTDWGLVSDTEVGDRVLPARAWGVEDLTPAGRMLKILDAGCDQFGGESCPELLLQLVASSDVAEQRLDESVRRLLRVKFELGLFDNPYVDEDRASAVLGSAPFAQLGHDAQVAAITGLKTTAGVLPLTSATKVYAEGVDPATLEQFATSVATPDEAEVILVRSATPFDFRDSLFLEAFFKAGTLEFADAEVAHLQELAGKAPLILDLYLDRPAILTPLLESAAVITANFGASDRALLEVLSGRQRAVGRLQFELPSSMEAVRRSRSDVGSDTDAPVYGVGHRVELM
- a CDS encoding acyl-CoA dehydrogenase family protein, which produces MTVDRVLPSAEAYDLIELVREIARQELAPLAAEAEAAEQFPRAAFTLLGRAGLLGLPYPERWGGSGQPYEVYLQALEEIAAAWMSVGVGVSVHVMACHALANEGTDQQRDRYLPELVGGELLGAYALSEAQAGSDISGLSTKAQETDGEYSLSGAKAWITHGSQADFYTTFARTSDDPKGGISCFLVPASAPGLTFGSPERKMGLTASTTATVYFDSVPVASDRRICAEGEGMRMALSALDSGRLGIAACATGLAQAALDCAVSFARERRQFGQPIAEFQGIQFMLAEMAAAVDTARAGYLLAARKRDAGRPFTRDAAVAKLVATDAAMKVTTDAVQVLGGYGYTRDFPAERYLREAKVTQIFEGTNQIQRLVIARQLLR
- a CDS encoding MarR family transcriptional regulator — protein: MTEDLRKLGQDLITISGRVVRWVPHQGFNLSLAATRTLAKLYDLGPTSISDLAISERSSQPTISNHVQRLETLGLVARKHSDTDARVWLITVTDRGLQELTAMRDQIGANIAPLLAELSESDRQAIRDGLDAIRRLLNGGS
- a CDS encoding DUF4032 domain-containing protein, yielding MPRFLSAKPDTRLITLPWDTPLEDWPKENLVALPRGISRHVVRFVRVGTEVYAIKEVIEHLAMHEYRLLRDLNRLDTPSVEPVGVVTSRFDADGDPLDPALITKHLQFSLPYRSLFSRGVRQDTVNRLVDAMVVLLARVHLIGFLWGDVSLSNTLFRRDAGAFAAYLVDAETGELHDTLTNGQREHDLTIARTNLYGEFCDLEAGGLLDEALDPLILVETIENRYRELWAELTGVEEFDGSEMHRIESRVRRLNALGFDVAELDITTDFAGSTIRIQPKVVDAGHHSRRLIRLTGLDTEENQARRLLNDLDSFRARTDQQNADESIVAHQWLTEQFEPVLAAVPRELGSKLEPAELFHEVLEHRWFLSEQAGHEVPLREAAESYVTTVLHRLPDEALALGGVDTMGPLANPYDPSQGFEDDDDSKPYDPWEDGAQAPDADEPDAREYLDIAALRGKVKGG
- a CDS encoding SDR family NAD(P)-dependent oxidoreductase; this translates as MHLSTADVVLVTGGASGLGEATVRAFVDRGARAVIVDLASSRAAELAAELGEAARFVAADVRDEQQVLAAVETARSLGTLRVVVNCAGVATPGRIVGKRGVLPLEDFRTVVEINLVGTFNVLRLAAAAMIDNEPVDGDRGVIVMTASVAAFDGQIGQAAYAASKGGIVALTLTSARDLADKAIRVMTIAPGTMETPMMAGLPGDTKKVLEALVPHPSRLGRPEEYAMLVEQIVQNPLLNGEVIRLDGALRMPPR